A window of the Synechococcus sp. JA-3-3Ab genome harbors these coding sequences:
- a CDS encoding isochorismatase hydrolase produces the protein MNTTVQGVTTQAPPTLPLPVHFDPERVGEIWRVPYQQRALEAEQWAQEHRIPSAESDQVRVGLLLIDVQNTFCIPGFELFVGGSSGLGAVEDNRRLCQFIYRHLAHITQIVATLDTHTAMQIFHPIFWVDAQGSHPEPATAIAAAEIRSGRWRVNPAVAANLTQGDLTRLQVYALHYAEQLEKGGKYPLIVWPYHSMLGGIGHALVPAVEEAIFFHTIARCSQPSLQLKGANPLTENYSALSPEVLTGPEGDPIDEKNESLIGHLLEFDALIVAGQAKSHCVAWTVSDLLQEIQSRDPALAKKIYLLEDCTSPVVIPGVVDFSEQAEAAFARFAAAGMHRVRSTDPLWTWPGFPWRKT, from the coding sequence ATGAACACCACTGTCCAGGGAGTAACGACTCAAGCTCCGCCGACACTTCCCTTGCCTGTTCATTTTGATCCCGAGCGGGTGGGGGAGATTTGGCGGGTGCCCTACCAACAGCGGGCCCTAGAGGCGGAGCAGTGGGCCCAAGAGCACCGCATCCCATCGGCAGAATCCGACCAGGTGCGGGTAGGCTTGTTGCTCATCGATGTGCAAAATACCTTCTGCATTCCTGGCTTTGAGCTGTTTGTGGGTGGTTCTAGCGGCCTGGGGGCGGTGGAGGATAACCGGCGTCTGTGTCAATTTATCTACCGCCACCTCGCCCACATCACCCAGATCGTGGCTACCCTGGACACCCACACCGCCATGCAGATCTTCCACCCCATCTTCTGGGTGGACGCCCAGGGATCCCATCCCGAGCCAGCTACAGCCATTGCTGCCGCCGAGATCCGCTCCGGGCGCTGGCGGGTCAACCCCGCGGTGGCCGCCAACCTCACCCAAGGGGATCTGACGCGGCTGCAGGTCTACGCCCTCCACTATGCCGAGCAATTGGAGAAAGGGGGGAAATATCCTCTCATTGTCTGGCCCTACCATTCCATGCTAGGTGGGATTGGCCATGCCCTGGTGCCGGCGGTGGAGGAGGCGATCTTCTTCCACACCATTGCCCGCTGCAGCCAGCCCAGCTTGCAGCTCAAGGGGGCCAACCCCCTGACGGAAAACTACTCCGCCCTCAGCCCGGAAGTCTTGACCGGCCCGGAAGGGGATCCCATCGACGAGAAAAATGAATCCCTTATCGGCCACCTACTGGAATTCGATGCCCTGATCGTGGCTGGCCAAGCCAAAAGCCACTGCGTCGCCTGGACGGTAAGCGACCTGCTGCAGGAGATCCAGTCCAGGGATCCCGCCCTGGCCAAGAAGATTTACCTTCTGGAAGATTGCACCTCGCCGGTGGTGATCCCCGGCGTAGTCGATTTTAGCGAGCAGGCGGAGGCGGCCTTTGCCCGCTTTGCCGCCGCGGGGATGCACCGGGTGCGCTCCACCGATCCCCTCTGGACGTGGCCTGGCTTTCCGTGGCGGAAGACTTGA
- a CDS encoding ATP phosphoribosyltransferase regulatory subunit: protein MDDRPGGADLLWETSSLRPPTGARDFLPREVQRRERLEAQLTQVFRRYGYQRIITPTLEPLETLLAGGSIRAEAVLQLRDGEGTMLGLRPEFTASIVRAAATRLASGPLPLRLYYHGNVFRNSRREEGSYSSQEFFQSGVELIGAGGWLADAEILLLLADCVRAVGLSNWTLLLGDVSLTESLLNSVTPKAQAAVRRAIAQLDYVYLEAAPLPEAARQIGLQILGLRGQPEQVLPQLAQLPVSPERLRDLRQLCQILEAQQVRVVLDLSLLQTLAYYTGIVFQAVVGGEIIALGGRYDRLYALYSPQQLEQPGIGFTLLPDTLLRLLPPTPQDEATGCKRLVVPLVPAGIPAALALAARWRESEAVELELLDRSPEEIEAYARRCRIPEIAWVQADGSYHISPVKYPEPPDPTGHCGPR from the coding sequence GTGGACGATCGTCCTGGCGGTGCAGATTTGCTTTGGGAAACCAGTTCCCTGCGCCCTCCCACTGGCGCCCGCGACTTTTTGCCGCGGGAAGTCCAGCGGCGGGAAAGGCTAGAGGCGCAGCTAACCCAGGTTTTTCGCCGTTACGGCTACCAACGTATCATCACGCCCACCCTGGAACCGCTAGAGACGCTACTGGCTGGGGGATCCATCCGCGCCGAGGCAGTGCTGCAGTTGCGGGACGGGGAAGGGACAATGCTGGGGTTGCGCCCGGAATTCACCGCTTCCATCGTGCGGGCAGCAGCCACGCGTCTGGCCAGCGGGCCCCTGCCGCTGCGGCTTTACTACCACGGCAACGTGTTCCGCAATAGCCGGCGGGAGGAGGGCTCCTACAGCAGCCAGGAGTTTTTCCAGTCAGGGGTGGAGCTCATCGGCGCGGGCGGATGGCTAGCCGACGCTGAGATCTTGCTGCTTTTAGCCGATTGCGTGCGCGCTGTTGGCCTCAGCAACTGGACATTGCTGTTGGGAGATGTGAGCCTGACTGAGAGCCTGCTTAACTCTGTTACTCCCAAGGCCCAGGCGGCGGTGCGCCGTGCCATTGCCCAGCTTGACTACGTTTACCTAGAAGCGGCTCCGCTGCCAGAGGCGGCCCGCCAGATTGGCCTGCAGATTCTGGGATTGCGTGGCCAGCCGGAACAGGTTCTACCTCAGCTGGCCCAGCTTCCTGTGTCGCCGGAGCGGCTGCGAGATCTGCGGCAGTTGTGCCAGATTCTGGAAGCCCAGCAAGTGCGGGTGGTGTTGGATCTGAGCTTGCTGCAAACCTTGGCCTACTACACCGGCATTGTCTTCCAAGCAGTGGTGGGGGGAGAAATCATCGCCTTAGGCGGGCGCTACGACCGGCTCTATGCCCTCTATAGCCCACAGCAACTGGAGCAGCCAGGGATCGGCTTTACCCTCCTGCCGGATACCCTGCTGCGGCTTTTGCCCCCCACTCCCCAGGACGAGGCAACGGGGTGCAAGCGGTTGGTGGTGCCACTGGTGCCGGCAGGGATCCCGGCGGCGCTGGCCTTGGCCGCCCGCTGGCGCGAGTCAGAGGCGGTGGAGCTGGAATTGCTGGACCGCTCCCCCGAAGAAATCGAGGCCTACGCCCGCCGCTGCCGGATCCCGGAGATTGCCTGGGTGCAGGCCGATGGCAGCTACCACATCTCCCCCGTCAAATATCCAGAGCCGCCAGATCCAACTGGGCACTGTGGGCCTCGATGA
- the gyrB gene encoding DNA topoisomerase (ATP-hydrolyzing) subunit B, with translation MTENYGAEQIQVLEGLEAVRRRPGMYIGSTGPKGLHHLVYEVVDNSVDEALAGYCNEIEVTLHPDGSVSVLDNGRGIPVDIHPKTGQSALVTVMTVLHAGGKFGGGGYKVSGGLHGVGVSVVNALSEWLEARVWREGKVYFQRFERGAVVGSLQSEPQPAGAQRRGTEVRFKPDELIFPEREFDYSLLAARLRELAYLNAGLKIIFSDLRRDPPHREVYQFAGGIKEYVAFINHEKTPIHPDIIYVRGERDGVEVEAALQWCADVYTDTLIGFANNIRTTEGGTHLEGLKTALTLTINSQARKLNKLKDSDSNLAGENVREGLTAILAVKVPNPEFEGQTKTKLGNTEVRGIVQTLVSEALTEYLEFNPNVARGIVEKAIQSFNAAEAARRARELVRRKSALESSTLPGKLADCSCRDPAESEVYLVEGDSAGGSAKQGRDRQFQAVLPLRGKILNIEKADPAKIYKNAEIQAMITALGLGVKGEEFDPSQLRYHRIILMTDADVDGSHIRTLLLTFFYRYQKALLEQGYVYIACPPLYKIEWGRNNVRYCYNEAEKEQVLRSLPANTKYTIQRFKGLGEMMPEQLWETTMNPATRVLKQITIEDAAEADRIFTILMGDAVGPRREFIEAHSAQLDLAALDI, from the coding sequence ATGACGGAGAACTACGGTGCAGAGCAGATCCAAGTTTTGGAAGGCTTGGAGGCTGTGCGCAGGCGGCCTGGCATGTACATTGGCTCCACTGGGCCGAAGGGATTGCACCACCTGGTGTACGAGGTGGTGGACAACTCCGTCGATGAAGCTCTGGCTGGCTACTGCAACGAAATTGAGGTTACTCTCCACCCCGATGGCTCGGTATCGGTGCTGGACAATGGCCGCGGCATCCCGGTAGACATCCACCCCAAGACCGGGCAGTCGGCGCTGGTGACGGTCATGACTGTGTTGCACGCTGGCGGCAAATTCGGCGGCGGCGGCTACAAGGTCTCCGGGGGGCTGCACGGCGTTGGGGTATCGGTGGTGAATGCCCTCTCCGAGTGGTTGGAGGCCAGAGTCTGGCGGGAGGGCAAGGTTTACTTCCAGCGCTTCGAGCGAGGGGCGGTGGTGGGATCCCTTCAGTCCGAGCCGCAGCCTGCCGGTGCCCAGCGGCGGGGCACGGAGGTGCGCTTTAAGCCGGATGAGCTCATCTTCCCGGAGCGGGAGTTTGACTACAGCCTGTTGGCGGCCCGCTTGCGCGAGCTGGCCTACCTCAATGCCGGCTTGAAAATCATCTTCAGCGATCTGCGGCGGGATCCGCCTCACCGCGAAGTCTATCAATTTGCCGGCGGCATTAAGGAATATGTGGCCTTCATCAACCACGAAAAAACCCCCATCCACCCCGATATTATCTATGTGCGCGGGGAGCGGGATGGCGTCGAGGTAGAAGCGGCATTGCAGTGGTGCGCGGATGTCTACACCGATACCTTGATTGGCTTTGCCAACAACATCCGCACCACTGAGGGGGGCACCCACTTGGAGGGATTGAAGACCGCCCTTACCCTCACCATCAACAGCCAAGCCCGCAAGCTCAACAAACTCAAGGACTCCGACAGCAACCTGGCGGGAGAAAATGTGCGGGAGGGGCTGACCGCCATCCTTGCAGTCAAGGTGCCCAACCCTGAGTTTGAGGGGCAGACCAAAACCAAGCTGGGCAACACCGAGGTGCGGGGCATTGTCCAGACCCTTGTCTCGGAAGCCCTTACAGAATACCTAGAGTTCAACCCCAACGTGGCCAGGGGGATCGTCGAGAAGGCCATCCAGTCCTTCAACGCGGCCGAGGCGGCCCGTCGGGCCCGGGAGCTGGTGCGCCGTAAGTCTGCCCTGGAATCTTCCACCCTGCCGGGGAAACTGGCCGACTGCAGTTGCCGGGATCCGGCGGAGTCGGAGGTGTACTTGGTGGAGGGCGACTCGGCAGGGGGCAGCGCCAAGCAGGGACGGGATCGCCAGTTTCAGGCGGTGCTGCCTTTGCGGGGCAAGATCCTCAACATCGAGAAGGCGGATCCCGCCAAGATCTACAAAAACGCCGAGATTCAGGCCATGATCACAGCGCTGGGCCTGGGGGTCAAGGGCGAGGAGTTCGATCCCAGCCAACTGCGCTACCACCGCATCATCCTCATGACCGACGCCGACGTGGACGGCAGCCACATCCGCACCCTGCTGCTCACCTTCTTTTACCGCTATCAGAAGGCGCTTTTGGAGCAGGGCTACGTCTACATTGCCTGTCCGCCGCTTTACAAGATCGAGTGGGGCCGCAACAACGTGCGCTACTGCTACAACGAGGCCGAGAAAGAGCAAGTCCTGCGCAGCCTGCCGGCCAACACCAAGTACACCATCCAGCGCTTCAAGGGCTTGGGGGAAATGATGCCGGAGCAGCTTTGGGAAACCACCATGAACCCGGCAACGCGCGTCCTCAAGCAGATCACCATCGAAGACGCAGCCGAAGCCGATCGCATTTTCACCATCCTGATGGGGGATGCCGTCGGGCCGCGTCGGGAGTTCATCGAGGCCCACAGTGCCCAGTTGGATCTGGCGGCTCTGGATATTTGA
- the rimM gene encoding ribosome maturation factor RimM (Essential for efficient processing of 16S rRNA) yields the protein MVASRDTAWLLVGQVVAAHGLRGWLRVKCWSDFPERLTEPGPRWLQRDSDPEPLLHPLIEGQFFPAKGLYLVRLEGIPDRTAAEAWVGAKVLVPASQRLPLEPEEYHYSDLIGLAVYHQGRLLGHVSAIWAAGQDVLEIATPDKRQVLIPFVKALVPVVDLEKGELQVQPPPGLVESFLGQDRARN from the coding sequence ATGGTAGCTTCAAGGGATACCGCTTGGCTGCTGGTGGGGCAGGTGGTGGCTGCTCATGGACTGCGGGGCTGGCTGCGGGTTAAGTGCTGGTCGGATTTTCCGGAGCGCCTTACCGAGCCAGGGCCGCGCTGGCTGCAGCGGGATAGCGATCCGGAGCCTCTGTTGCATCCTTTGATCGAGGGGCAGTTTTTTCCCGCCAAGGGCCTATACCTGGTGCGGCTGGAAGGAATTCCCGATCGGACGGCGGCAGAGGCTTGGGTGGGAGCTAAGGTGTTGGTGCCGGCTTCCCAGCGCCTGCCCCTCGAGCCGGAGGAGTACCACTACTCCGATCTCATCGGCCTGGCCGTTTACCATCAAGGGCGGCTGCTGGGGCATGTCTCGGCCATCTGGGCCGCTGGCCAAGATGTGCTGGAGATCGCCACCCCCGACAAGCGGCAGGTGTTGATCCCCTTTGTGAAGGCTCTGGTGCCGGTTGTGGATTTGGAAAAAGGTGAGCTGCAGGTGCAGCCGCCACCGGGATTGGTGGAGAGCTTTCTCGGCCAGGATCGGGCAAGAAACTGA
- a CDS encoding SPFH domain-containing protein — protein sequence MPGILAAIALIFLGYLFNSVKIISQGYEALVERLGRFHRKLTPGLHVIFPPIDRIVFQETIREKVLDVPPQQCITSDNVSLMADAVVYWRITDMIKARYAVEDVQRALVNLVLTALRAEIGRMDLDQTFSSRAEINARLLTELDEATDPWGIKITRVEVRDIQPSKTVQDSMEKQMAAEREKRAAILKSEGEQQASINQAAGAAKAQLLRAEAEKRERLLLAEGTAEAIKTIAATLQENPEAANALQYLMAQNYIDMGLKVGSSPSSKVIFMDPNSIPATLQGLLSMVDVAKGEQGSRASGASQKLGSSTAFPTEVNFPQLD from the coding sequence ATGCCAGGCATCTTAGCGGCAATCGCCCTGATCTTCCTCGGTTACCTGTTTAACTCCGTCAAGATCATCAGCCAGGGCTATGAGGCGCTGGTAGAACGTCTGGGCCGGTTTCACCGCAAGCTAACACCCGGGCTGCACGTCATTTTTCCTCCCATCGACAGGATTGTGTTCCAGGAAACCATTCGCGAGAAGGTGTTGGACGTGCCGCCGCAGCAGTGCATCACCAGCGACAACGTTTCTTTGATGGCGGATGCGGTGGTCTATTGGCGCATTACGGATATGATCAAGGCTCGCTATGCAGTAGAGGATGTACAGCGGGCTTTGGTGAACTTGGTGCTGACGGCCCTGCGGGCCGAAATTGGCCGCATGGATCTAGATCAGACCTTCTCCTCCCGCGCCGAGATCAACGCCCGCCTTTTGACAGAACTGGACGAGGCCACCGATCCCTGGGGGATCAAGATCACCCGCGTGGAAGTTCGAGATATTCAGCCCTCCAAAACCGTGCAGGACTCGATGGAAAAGCAGATGGCTGCCGAGCGGGAGAAGCGAGCGGCCATTCTCAAATCCGAGGGGGAGCAGCAGGCCAGCATCAACCAAGCGGCGGGGGCTGCCAAGGCGCAGTTGTTGCGAGCAGAAGCTGAGAAGCGCGAGCGGCTGCTCCTAGCCGAGGGCACGGCTGAGGCCATCAAAACCATTGCCGCCACTTTGCAGGAAAACCCAGAGGCAGCCAACGCGCTGCAATACTTGATGGCGCAAAACTACATCGATATGGGTCTCAAGGTGGGCAGTAGCCCCAGCTCGAAGGTGATCTTTATGGATCCCAATTCCATCCCCGCTACTCTGCAAGGGTTGCTCTCTATGGTGGATGTGGCCAAGGGAGAACAGGGATCCCGCGCTTCCGGGGCTTCCCAAAAGTTGGGCAGCTCCACGGCTTTCCCGACCGAGGTGAACTTTCCTCAGCTCGACTAG
- a CDS encoding NAD(P)/FAD-dependent oxidoreductase — protein MKLNSKNLEVGLNKTYDVIVAGGGAGGLSAAIYLARYGLSCLVVEKGKGRSFWMQDLRNYLGLPPNTPGRELLRQGREHALSLGVDYLWGYVENVKDEGDLFAVKVKVGKVNSLYPVFRSKYLIAATGIIDHLPQLPDMQNVYDYAGYSLHVCMICDGYEMRDQKAVLIVGSEAQINTAFVLNWFTPYISVLTHGLCSVGPEMRQKLAEHGYPLYESPIRRFLGENHQMRGVELADGTYIEATTGLVAMGAKYHNDYLKGIPNLQWQGENLVTDEWCRTTHPRLFAVGDLKQGLNQVAIAVADGALAATAIWRDIRRASPARQWEERLRS, from the coding sequence ATGAAACTAAACAGCAAGAACCTAGAAGTTGGCTTGAACAAAACCTACGACGTCATTGTCGCCGGTGGCGGCGCAGGGGGGCTGTCGGCGGCAATCTATCTGGCTCGCTATGGCTTGAGTTGTCTGGTGGTGGAAAAAGGCAAAGGCCGATCTTTTTGGATGCAGGATCTGCGCAATTATCTGGGCCTGCCGCCAAACACGCCAGGACGAGAGCTGTTGCGACAGGGAAGGGAGCACGCCCTCAGCTTGGGGGTGGACTATCTATGGGGCTATGTGGAAAATGTGAAGGATGAGGGAGACCTTTTTGCCGTCAAGGTCAAGGTGGGAAAAGTCAACAGCCTCTACCCCGTTTTTCGCAGCAAGTATTTGATCGCGGCAACAGGCATCATCGATCATCTGCCGCAATTGCCGGACATGCAAAATGTTTACGACTATGCCGGCTATTCATTGCATGTCTGTATGATTTGCGATGGCTACGAAATGCGGGATCAAAAGGCAGTTTTAATCGTCGGCTCAGAGGCTCAAATCAACACTGCCTTTGTCCTCAACTGGTTTACGCCTTATATCTCGGTGTTGACTCACGGCCTCTGCTCGGTCGGCCCTGAAATGCGCCAAAAACTGGCCGAGCACGGCTATCCCCTTTACGAATCTCCCATCCGCCGCTTTCTGGGCGAGAACCACCAGATGCGCGGTGTAGAGCTCGCGGATGGCACCTACATCGAGGCAACTACCGGCCTGGTGGCCATGGGAGCCAAGTACCACAACGACTATTTGAAAGGGATCCCCAACTTGCAGTGGCAGGGCGAAAACCTCGTGACCGACGAGTGGTGCCGCACCACCCATCCGCGGCTGTTCGCGGTAGGAGATTTGAAGCAAGGCCTCAATCAGGTGGCGATTGCGGTTGCTGACGGAGCGCTGGCGGCCACAGCCATTTGGCGGGACATCCGCCGAGCCTCCCCTGCTCGTCAATGGGAAGAGCGCCTGCGCTCTTAG
- a CDS encoding polysaccharide deacetylase family protein, translating into MRSLKAAIFFLVFLLVGLQYCAVEAQSFDLKLTLTSEYDPVLPIESVRVVRGSPPQDLLVYLSAPSAAWVYQERVNGHYLIDIPYAVITPSTAVEVPRELPYRLSWGNRDEQTGRLLITPAPAQVEVFLQHGWTADPTLLDPLENSRPLQLPLEEALGPLLEVPPRSAFLTIDDGPWPQSTPRLLEVLDQLQIPATFFLIGNHVSRFPELAKAIQTHDHTIANHTFTHDYRRLYSSDEIFYAEVDQTTQLLKTLGLDPQLVVRPPGGFRLDSALRRALEQAGYQVLYWNLSPEDAYAGQTVDQLLQRVRSQLSVMKASEQPLVLLLHDRWPHTAEALPEIVAAVEEAGYRFLPWPTSRDSA; encoded by the coding sequence ATGCGTTCTCTGAAAGCGGCGATCTTTTTTTTGGTTTTCCTATTGGTGGGGCTGCAGTACTGCGCGGTGGAGGCCCAGTCTTTTGATCTAAAGCTGACTCTAACCTCAGAATACGATCCTGTTCTCCCGATCGAGAGCGTTCGGGTTGTGCGCGGCAGCCCTCCCCAAGACCTGCTGGTTTACCTATCGGCTCCTTCTGCTGCCTGGGTTTACCAAGAGCGGGTAAATGGGCATTACTTGATCGATATTCCCTATGCGGTGATTACGCCCTCGACCGCTGTTGAGGTTCCTAGGGAGCTGCCCTACCGGCTGAGCTGGGGCAACCGAGACGAACAGACTGGGCGCCTGCTGATCACCCCTGCACCTGCCCAGGTAGAGGTCTTTTTGCAGCATGGCTGGACAGCGGATCCCACTTTGCTCGATCCGCTGGAAAATAGCCGGCCTTTGCAACTGCCTTTGGAAGAGGCGCTCGGGCCTTTGTTGGAAGTGCCACCTCGCTCTGCCTTTCTCACCATTGACGATGGACCTTGGCCGCAGTCCACCCCTCGCCTTTTAGAGGTTTTGGATCAGCTACAGATTCCGGCCACCTTCTTTCTCATCGGCAATCACGTTTCTCGCTTTCCAGAGTTGGCCAAAGCCATTCAAACCCACGACCACACTATAGCCAACCACACGTTTACTCACGACTATCGACGCCTCTATAGCAGCGACGAGATATTCTATGCCGAGGTGGATCAGACAACCCAACTGCTCAAGACGTTGGGCTTGGATCCCCAACTGGTGGTTCGCCCACCGGGCGGTTTTCGCTTAGACTCTGCTTTGCGTCGCGCTTTGGAACAGGCAGGGTATCAGGTTCTCTACTGGAACCTTAGTCCTGAGGATGCCTATGCCGGCCAAACAGTAGACCAGCTTTTGCAGCGGGTTCGATCCCAGTTGTCGGTGATGAAAGCCTCTGAACAACCCCTGGTTTTGCTGCTGCACGACCGCTGGCCCCATACTGCAGAAGCTTTGCCGGAGATCGTTGCTGCCGTTGAAGAGGCGGGCTATCGCTTTTTGCCCTGGCCCACTTCTAGAGATTCTGCTTGA
- a CDS encoding M23 family metallopeptidase translates to MYQFVNILPGFPQSSSWSEGSLRGVYAQLRRAVERRDWAQALRLVDLLLQRSPDPAQRQDLEHYRLALESHRSSNGDPPPPQWPFLHKPFVGEFPVTNLFDHDLPLGEEDGNGRFVSGQGQVWIPGPLHPCGKSDGHAGYDWAMPVGTPILAAAPGRVTVARPEPAFFCPALGRPVRGLRVRILHEPAGLETLYAHLSQIQVQEGQRVAAGEVIGLSGDSGCASGPHLHFEVRRLNPTNSGQPAPVDPYGWFGPGLDPWSLHPLGAESLFLWQVGQAPSLGACWQAQQLSGPPQ, encoded by the coding sequence TTGTATCAATTCGTAAACATCCTGCCTGGTTTTCCGCAGAGCTCCTCTTGGTCAGAGGGATCCCTGAGGGGAGTGTACGCTCAGTTGAGGCGGGCTGTGGAGCGCCGGGACTGGGCTCAGGCCTTGCGCCTGGTGGATCTTCTGCTGCAGCGGTCCCCAGATCCCGCCCAGCGTCAGGATCTGGAGCACTATCGGTTGGCGCTGGAGAGCCATCGCTCTTCTAATGGGGATCCGCCGCCGCCCCAGTGGCCGTTTTTGCACAAGCCCTTTGTCGGGGAATTTCCCGTCACCAACCTCTTCGACCACGACTTGCCCTTGGGGGAGGAGGATGGCAACGGACGGTTTGTCAGTGGGCAAGGCCAAGTCTGGATCCCTGGCCCGCTGCACCCCTGCGGCAAAAGCGATGGCCATGCCGGCTATGACTGGGCCATGCCGGTGGGCACCCCCATCCTGGCCGCCGCCCCAGGACGGGTTACCGTAGCGCGTCCGGAGCCAGCGTTTTTCTGCCCTGCCTTGGGTCGCCCGGTCAGGGGGTTGCGGGTGCGCATTCTGCACGAGCCAGCTGGCTTGGAAACCCTCTACGCCCACCTCAGCCAAATCCAGGTGCAGGAGGGACAGAGGGTAGCCGCCGGGGAGGTGATCGGCCTGTCGGGCGACAGCGGCTGTGCCAGCGGGCCCCATCTCCATTTCGAGGTGCGCCGTCTCAACCCAACCAACTCCGGCCAACCCGCCCCCGTCGATCCCTACGGCTGGTTTGGGCCTGGCCTGGATCCCTGGAGCCTGCATCCCCTGGGAGCCGAAAGCCTGTTTCTCTGGCAGGTGGGCCAAGCGCCCAGCCTAGGCGCCTGCTGGCAGGCTCAACAGCTCTCTGGCCCTCCTCAATAG
- a CDS encoding carotenoid biosynthesis protein, whose protein sequence is MEALALGLHILSLLFGLVGLLWVVPHPEWVASLPPIGLQAFSWSMGNGGVAYMVSGALAAALMGSRLLGVRRLLMFLIPAVGISLASELLGTSTGIPFGDYGYLSGLGYKIAGLVPFTIPLSWFYVGLSSYLLARVALQAGRHWLIHCEAILLGALLLTAWDFVLDPAMTRGLIPFWTWFQPGPFFGMPLQNFGGWMLTGAAFMTAANLLWGKDQPVLNRRQLLGPLLLYVANFAFALLMSVGSGIVAPAGLGLLLGLGPAVGLWWSAPPDPEAPSQPELAAQEAGDRQWAGAK, encoded by the coding sequence TTGGAGGCTTTGGCGCTGGGCTTACACATTCTCTCCTTGCTCTTCGGGCTGGTGGGCCTACTGTGGGTAGTACCGCATCCCGAGTGGGTGGCCAGTTTACCCCCCATTGGTCTGCAGGCCTTCTCTTGGAGCATGGGCAATGGCGGCGTGGCCTACATGGTGTCTGGAGCCCTGGCGGCGGCTTTGATGGGATCCCGGCTGTTGGGGGTGCGGCGCCTGTTGATGTTTTTGATCCCGGCGGTGGGCATTTCCTTGGCCAGCGAGCTGCTGGGCACCAGCACTGGGATCCCTTTTGGCGACTACGGCTACCTGAGCGGGCTGGGCTACAAGATCGCCGGACTGGTTCCCTTCACGATCCCTTTGTCTTGGTTTTACGTGGGGCTGTCGTCCTACCTGTTGGCGCGGGTGGCGTTGCAAGCGGGGCGCCATTGGCTGATCCACTGCGAGGCCATCCTGTTGGGGGCGCTGCTGCTCACCGCCTGGGACTTCGTGCTGGATCCGGCCATGACCCGCGGCCTGATCCCCTTTTGGACGTGGTTCCAGCCGGGGCCCTTTTTCGGCATGCCGCTGCAAAACTTCGGCGGTTGGATGCTCACCGGAGCTGCCTTTATGACCGCGGCCAACCTCCTTTGGGGGAAAGATCAGCCGGTCTTGAACCGCCGCCAGTTGCTGGGGCCGCTGCTGCTCTATGTAGCCAATTTTGCCTTTGCCCTGCTGATGAGCGTAGGATCCGGCATTGTCGCGCCAGCAGGGCTGGGGCTCTTGCTGGGATTGGGGCCAGCTGTGGGGTTGTGGTGGAGCGCTCCGCCGGATCCTGAGGCTCCCTCGCAGCCTGAGTTGGCCGCGCAAGAAGCTGGGGATCGCCAGTGGGCGGGGGCGAAGTAG
- the lspA gene encoding signal peptidase II — protein MKNTGFWLAGILGLLLDQASKRWAVERLLPGPEIELWPGVFHLTYVENTGAAWSLFADSAEFLKWVSLGVAVALALLAIRGSSLGRWEQVGYGLVWAGAMGNGIDRFLNGYVVDFFNFVWIGFPVFNVADVAINVGVACLLVGLWQGSPKKTAPRP, from the coding sequence ATGAAAAACACGGGCTTTTGGCTGGCCGGGATCCTGGGGTTGCTCCTGGATCAGGCGAGCAAGCGCTGGGCGGTGGAGCGGCTGCTGCCGGGGCCGGAAATCGAGCTGTGGCCAGGGGTGTTTCACCTTACCTACGTGGAAAATACCGGCGCCGCTTGGAGCCTATTTGCCGATTCGGCAGAGTTCCTCAAGTGGGTCTCGCTGGGGGTAGCGGTGGCGCTGGCGCTGCTGGCGATTCGCGGCAGCAGCCTGGGCCGTTGGGAACAGGTGGGCTACGGCTTGGTCTGGGCAGGAGCGATGGGGAACGGCATCGACCGCTTTCTCAACGGCTATGTGGTGGATTTTTTCAACTTCGTCTGGATTGGCTTCCCCGTCTTTAACGTGGCGGACGTGGCCATCAACGTGGGGGTGGCCTGCTTGTTGGTTGGCCTGTGGCAGGGCAGCCCGAAAAAAACGGCGCCGAGACCCTAG